One Glycine soja cultivar W05 chromosome 2, ASM419377v2, whole genome shotgun sequence genomic region harbors:
- the LOC114390160 gene encoding F-box protein At2g27310-like isoform X1 — MLQVAPVESITSLSSDLFYDILRRLDGPTLASAACTCASFSSISKEESLWENVCSSVWPSTNREDVKSLISSIGGYRKFYADCFPLIVNKEVGEYQWNNNLQYPDDWTEAEYYGDMIEFESISPSDFVSIVDIRFKEKPICSKVLWGIPNANGYDEWFFNCPFRIDLLSCADRDDNNDGVVTLSVSDGLPPITSMEREKKDGKLWQELRDGLLLSWIIVNKKIKQSANLASWSPLDGQRHWPTDKDFVFRFGSVLSAKGILPSEAVQCILIMKFRVVHIEEEGVQTNLKATELSMQLEDMECAHVNGRNSLLILKEALSCRRSNNFSEVLESCLMYSKVQNKLKEEKIKNESRLDTLCILSGIVAVMTFWYYVL; from the coding sequence TTGCACCTGTTGAGAGTATAACCTCGCTGAGTAGTGATCTCTTCTATGACATATTACGACGTCTTGATGGCCCAACGCTGGCTAGTGCAGCTTGCACTTGTGCATCATTTTCTTCCATCTCTAAAGAAGAGAGTTTATGGGAAAATGTGTGTTCTTCTGTGTGGCCTTCAACCAATAGGGAAGATGTCAAAAGTTTAATATCTTCTATCGGTGGATACAGAAAATTCTATGCAGATTGTTTTCCTCTTATTGTAAACAAGGAGGTAGGAGAGTATCAATGGAACAACAATCTTCAGTACCCTGATGATTGGACTGAGGCCGAATATTATGGGGACATGATTGAATTTGAAAGCATCTCTCCATCAGATTTTGTTTCCATTGTGGATATCAGGTTTAAGGAGAAACCAATCTGCTCCAAAGTTCTATGGGGAATTCCGAATGCAAATGGCTATGATGAGTGGTTCTTTAACTGTCCTTTCCGGATTGATCTTCTCAGTTGTGCAGATAGAGATGATAATAATGATGGTGTGGTTACCCTTTCAGTATCTGATGGATTGCCACCAATTACATCCATGGAAAGGgaaaagaaagatgggaaactATGGCAGGAGCTTCGTGATGGTCTCTTGCTTAGTTGGATCAtagtaaacaagaaaataaagcaATCTGCTAATCTTGCAAGCTGGAGCCCTTTAGATGGACAAAGGCATTGGCCTACAGACAAGGATTTTGTCTTTCGTTTTGGATCTGTTCTCTCTGCCAAGGGCATTCTTCCTTCTGAAGCAGTGCAGTGCATCCTCATTATGAAGTTTAGAGTGGTTCACATTGAAGAAGAGGGTGTTCAAACAAATCTTAAGGCAACAGAGCTGAGTATGCAGTTGGAAGACATGGAATGTGCTCATGTTAATGGGAGGAACAGTTTGCTTATTCTTAAGGAAGCACTTAGCTGCCGAAGGAGCAACAATTTTAGTGAAGTACTTGAATCCTGTCTTATGTACTCAAAAGTGCAAAATAAGTTGAAAGAGGAGAAGATTAAAAACGAAAGTAGGTTGGACACACTTTGCATTTTAAGTGGCATTGTTGCTGTAATGACATTTTGGTACTATGTTTTGTGA
- the LOC114390156 gene encoding aluminum-activated malate transporter 14-like — protein sequence MESTHVISITNGEENVAPTKNAKTFQFSLSLPPVFSRLRENKLIQFSLFPITSYLRQKKDTKKIIHSIKVGISLVLISLLYFVDPLYEQVGDNAIWAIMTVVVTFEFSAGATLGKGLNRGMGTILGGGLGCIAAVLAQNVGGGIGNSIIIGTSVFIFGTIATYCRLFPSVKKRYDYGVMIFILTFNLVVVSGVRIQDQKVWKIASERLLTIVMGFVVCICVSFLVFPLWASDELHDSTVSRFQHLANALQGCLEEYVKFATEKENKKAGASFTVCKSLLDSKSKDEMLANFAKWEPWHGKFGFFYPWEKYLKIGEVLRELAAIILALGGCLQASTTPMELASVCQTVQLESCEAIGSRIVWTLQELGDSMNQMRKGEAEPQISAKLKAARAELSLVIATSKIAAIENIDALAVASFVFLLKKVVDKVEELAKEVEQVGDIAGFRAHSSTIVSS from the exons ATGGAATCAACTCATGTAATATCCATTACAAATGGAGAAGAGAATGTTGCTCCAACGAAGAATGCTAAAACATTCCAATTTTCACTTTCACTTCCACCCGTTTTTTCCCGTCTTagagaaaacaaattaatcCAGTTCTCTCTTTTCCCCATCACTTCCTATCTGAGGCAAAAGAAagacactaaaaaaattatccacaGCATCAAAGTTGGAATCTCCCTTGTATTGATTTCACTCCTGTACTTCGTGGATCCTCTCTATGAGCAAGTTGGAGATAATGCTATATGGGCTATCATGACTGTTGTTGTCACTTTTGAATTTTCTGCGG GAGCTACGCTAGGAAAAGGTTTAAATCGCGGAATGGGAACCATATTAGGAGGTGGACTGGGTTGCATAGCCGCAGTTTTGGCTCAAAACGTTGGCGGAGGAATTGGCAACTCGATTATAATTGGTACTTCTGTATTTATCTTTG GAACAATTGCGACATATTGTCGCCTATTCCCTAGTGTGAAGAAGAGATACGATTACGGAGTGATGATCTTTATCCTCACTTTTAATTTGGTTGTGGTGTCTGGTGTGCGCATTCAAGATCAGAAAGTTTGGAAAATAGCAAGTGAACGTCTTTTAACAATTGTCATGGGTTTCGTTGTGTGCATTTGTGTGAGCTTCTTGGTCTTCCCCTTGTGGGCCAGCGATGAACTTCATGATTCCACTGTCTCTAGATTCCAACACCTTGCCAATGCATTACAAG GCTGCTTGGAGGAATATGTCAAATTTGCtactgaaaaagaaaataagaaggctGGTGCTAGCTTCACTGTTTGCAAGTCGCTGTTGGACTCCAAATCAAAGGATGAGATGCTG GCAAATTTCGCAAAATGGGAACCATGGCATGGAAAATTTGGATTTTTCTATCCATGGGAGAAGTACCTAAAGATTGGAGAGGTTCTTCGAGAACTTGCTGCAATTATTCTTGCTCTGGGAGGTTGCCTCCAAGCCTCAACTACG CCCATGGAATTGGCATCGGTTTGTCAAACAGTCCAATTGGAATCATGTGAAGCAATTGGGTCACGGATTGTGTGGACTCTGCAAGAACTTGGAGACAGCATGAATCAAATGAGGAAAGGTGAGGCAGAGCCTCAAATATCAGCAAAGTTGAAGGCAGCGAGAGCAGAGTTAAGCTTGGTGATTGCCACGTCCAAGATAGCAGCAATTGAGAATATTGATGCACTGGCAGTAGCAAGCTTCGTGTTCTTGCTCAAGAAAGTGGTGGATAAAGTAGAAGAACTGGCCAAAGAAGTGGAGCAAGTTGGAGACATTGCCGGTTTTCGTGCTCATTCAAGTACTATTGTCTCTTCTTAG
- the LOC114373107 gene encoding antifungal protein ginkbilobin-like protein yields MGIPSEIAAAAIGLLCLWSVADSVPNTNITVILCNVGAYTSGDPFAVSLSYVVRELETETPTRKNYDYYNISPYPNAFAYGHAACNLNLTATDCKTCLGASKTAMFNGCPKRVGARSVLHDCTIRYEQYPFDD; encoded by the coding sequence ATGGGCATTCCTTCAGAAATTGCAGCGGCTGCGATTGGTTTGTTGTGCTTGTGGAGTGTTGCTGACAGTGTTCCCAACACCAACATCACTGTCATTCTGTGCAACGTTGGGGCGTACACCTCAGGTGATCCTTTTGCTGTCAGTTTATCCTATGTTGTTAGAGAATTGGAGACAGAGACTCCAACCAGGAAAAACTACGATTACTACAACATTTCTCCATATCCTAATGCCTTTGCCTATGGACATGCTGCTTGCAACCTTAATCTGACTGCCACTGACTGCAAAACCTGTCTTGGTGCTTCTAAAACAGCCATGTTCAACGGGTGTCCGAAACGTGTAGGAGCTCGTTCGGTGCTGCATGATTGTACAATCAGGTATGAGCAGTACCCATTTGATGATTGA
- the LOC114390160 gene encoding F-box protein At2g27310-like isoform X2, producing the protein MAVAPVESITSLSSDLFYDILRRLDGPTLASAACTCASFSSISKEESLWENVCSSVWPSTNREDVKSLISSIGGYRKFYADCFPLIVNKEVGEYQWNNNLQYPDDWTEAEYYGDMIEFESISPSDFVSIVDIRFKEKPICSKVLWGIPNANGYDEWFFNCPFRIDLLSCADRDDNNDGVVTLSVSDGLPPITSMEREKKDGKLWQELRDGLLLSWIIVNKKIKQSANLASWSPLDGQRHWPTDKDFVFRFGSVLSAKGILPSEAVQCILIMKFRVVHIEEEGVQTNLKATELSMQLEDMECAHVNGRNSLLILKEALSCRRSNNFSEVLESCLMYSKVQNKLKEEKIKNESRLDTLCILSGIVAVMTFWYYVL; encoded by the coding sequence ATGGCAGTTGCACCTGTTGAGAGTATAACCTCGCTGAGTAGTGATCTCTTCTATGACATATTACGACGTCTTGATGGCCCAACGCTGGCTAGTGCAGCTTGCACTTGTGCATCATTTTCTTCCATCTCTAAAGAAGAGAGTTTATGGGAAAATGTGTGTTCTTCTGTGTGGCCTTCAACCAATAGGGAAGATGTCAAAAGTTTAATATCTTCTATCGGTGGATACAGAAAATTCTATGCAGATTGTTTTCCTCTTATTGTAAACAAGGAGGTAGGAGAGTATCAATGGAACAACAATCTTCAGTACCCTGATGATTGGACTGAGGCCGAATATTATGGGGACATGATTGAATTTGAAAGCATCTCTCCATCAGATTTTGTTTCCATTGTGGATATCAGGTTTAAGGAGAAACCAATCTGCTCCAAAGTTCTATGGGGAATTCCGAATGCAAATGGCTATGATGAGTGGTTCTTTAACTGTCCTTTCCGGATTGATCTTCTCAGTTGTGCAGATAGAGATGATAATAATGATGGTGTGGTTACCCTTTCAGTATCTGATGGATTGCCACCAATTACATCCATGGAAAGGgaaaagaaagatgggaaactATGGCAGGAGCTTCGTGATGGTCTCTTGCTTAGTTGGATCAtagtaaacaagaaaataaagcaATCTGCTAATCTTGCAAGCTGGAGCCCTTTAGATGGACAAAGGCATTGGCCTACAGACAAGGATTTTGTCTTTCGTTTTGGATCTGTTCTCTCTGCCAAGGGCATTCTTCCTTCTGAAGCAGTGCAGTGCATCCTCATTATGAAGTTTAGAGTGGTTCACATTGAAGAAGAGGGTGTTCAAACAAATCTTAAGGCAACAGAGCTGAGTATGCAGTTGGAAGACATGGAATGTGCTCATGTTAATGGGAGGAACAGTTTGCTTATTCTTAAGGAAGCACTTAGCTGCCGAAGGAGCAACAATTTTAGTGAAGTACTTGAATCCTGTCTTATGTACTCAAAAGTGCAAAATAAGTTGAAAGAGGAGAAGATTAAAAACGAAAGTAGGTTGGACACACTTTGCATTTTAAGTGGCATTGTTGCTGTAATGACATTTTGGTACTATGTTTTGTGA
- the LOC114390147 gene encoding basic helix-loop-helix protein A-like: MTAPLDTGLQSMLQAAVQSVHWTYSLFWQLCPQQVILVWGDGYYNGAIKTRKTVQPMEVSAEEASLQRSQQLRELYESLSVGETNPPTRRPCAALSPEDLTESEWFYLMCVSFSFPPGVGLPGKAYARRQHLWLTGANEVDSKTFSRAILAKSARIQTVVCIPLLDGVVEFGTTDKVQEDLSFIQHVKTFFIDHLIPLRPKPALSEHSTSNPTSSDHIPTVMYTMVDPPAAKCNLNDDMDEDIEEEEEEEEEDEVESGSEDETGDGIACQTLRPSTVAEPSELMQLEMPEDIRLGSPNDGSNNLDSDFHLLAVSQGGNEARQAESTRRWSSSQEPMQVQLPTSALHPLEDLTQEDTHYSQTVSNILQNQTTRWLASPSSIGYNTYSTHSAFAKWSSRASHHFHPAADGTSQWLLKYILFTVPHLHAKNPGESSPHTAADTKLRGKGTPQDELSANHVLAERRRREKLNERFIILRSLVPFVTKMDKASILGDTIEYVKQLRRKIQELEARNRLTEERSKLPEVAVQRTSSSSSKEQQRSGVTMMEKRKVRIVEGVAAKAKAVEVEATTSVQVSIIESDALLEIECRHREGLLLDVMQMLREVRIEVIGVQSSLNNGVFVAELRAKVKEHANGKKVSIVEVKRALNQIIPHAVD, encoded by the exons ATGACTGCGCCACTAGACACTGGCCTTCAAAGCATGTTGCAGGCTGCGGTGCAATCTGTTCACTGGACTTACAGCCTCTTCTGGCAACTTTGTCCACAGCAAGT GATTCTGGTTTGGGGTGATGGTTACTACAATGGAGCAATTAAGACACGGAAGACGGTGCAACCAATGGAGGTGAGTGCTGAGGAGGCTTCTCTCCAAAGAAGTCAGCAACTTAGAGAACTTTATGAATCATTGTCAGTCGGAGAGACAAATCCGCCGACTCGCCGGCCTTGTGCTGCCTTGTCGCCGGAGGACTTAACAGAATCTGAATGGTTCTATTTGATGTGTGTCTCATTCTCCTTTCCTCCTGGTGTTGG GTTGCCTGGAAAGGCATATGCCAGGAGGCAGCATCTATGGCTCACTGGTGCAAACGAGGTGGACAGCAAAACATTTTCACGAGCTATTCTAGCCAAG AGTGCTCGTATACAG ACCGTGGTGTGCATTCCTTTATTGGATGGCGTCGTTGAATTTGGGACAACAGATAAG GTTCAAGAAGATCTTAGCTTCATCCAACACGTGAAGACTTTTTTCATAGACCATCTCATCCCTCTCAGGCCAAAGCCTGCCCTATCGGAGCACTCAACCTCCAACCCTACCTCCTCCGACCACATCCCCACAGTCATGTACACCATGGTGGACCCACCTGCCGCCAAGTGCAACCTAAATGATGACATGGATGAGGAtattgaagaggaagaggaggaggaagaagaggaCGAGGTGGAATCCGGTTCCGAAGATGAAACTGGAGACGGTATTGCCTGCCAAACTTTGAGACCATCAACGGTGGCAGAGCCCAGCGAGCTGATGCAGCTGGAGATGCCAGAGGACATTCGACTCGGGTCGCCGAACGATGGATCAAACAACCTGGACTCAGACTTTCATTTGCTTGCGGTGAGCCAGGGTGGCAATGAGGCAAGGCAGGCTGAGtcaactcgaaggtggagctcAAGTCAAGAACCCATGCAAGTTCAACTACCGACTTCAG CCCTTCATCCATTAGAAGACTTGACCCAAGAGGACACTCACTACTCTCAAACGGTGTCCAACATCCTCCAAAACCAGACCACACGGTGGCTCGCCTCACCCTCCTCCATTGGCTACAACACATACTCCACGCATTCGGCATTCGCAAAATGGAGCAGCCGCGCCAGCCACCACTTCCACCCGGCGGCGGACGGCACCAGCCAGTGGCTCCTCAAGTACATCCTCTTCACGGTCCCGCACCTCCACGCCAAGAACCCCGGCGAGAGTTCTCCCCATACCGCGGCGGACACCAAGCTCCGCGGCAAGGGGACGCCGCAGGACGAGCTCAGTGCGAACCACGTGCTGGCCGAGCGCCGCCGCCGCGAGAAGCTGAATGAGAGGTTCATAATCCTGCGGTCGCTGGTCCCCTTCGTGACCAAAATGGACAAGGCGTCGATATTGGGAGACACCATCGAGTACGTGAAGCAGTTGCGGCGGAAGATCCAGGAGCTCGAGGCGCGTAACCGCTTAACGGAGGAGCGTTCCAAGCTCCCAGAG GTAGCAGTTCAGAGGACGAGTAGCAGTTCGAGCAAGGAGCAACAGAGGAGTGGGGTGACGATGATGGAAAAGAGGAAGGTGAGGATCGTGGAAGGGGTAGCGGCGAAGGCAAAGGCAGTGGAAGTTGAGGCCACCACGTCGGTGCAAGTTTCGATCATAGAGAGCGACGCGCTGTTGGAGATTGAGTGTCGTCACAGAGAAGGGTTACTTCTGGACGTGATGCAGATGCTGAGGGAGGTGAGGATAGAGGTTATAGGGGTGCAGTCTTCGCTTAACAATGGGGTGTTCGTGGCGGAGTTGAGGGCTAAGGTGAAGGAGCATGCAAACGGGAAGAAGGTCAGCATTGTGGAAGTGAAGAGGGCACTTAACCAAATTATACCCCATGCCGTTGACTAA